The stretch of DNA CAAACATATTTGTAAGTTTATAAGTTTTACCTGTAAGYGTGCTAGATGACACGGCTAATGACTTCTTTGTAGAAGAACAAGAAAACATTATAAAGAATATAATAGATAATATTATAAGTATATTTTTTAAATTATTTCTTTTCATATCTCTTCAAAAATTAAATAGTTACTAGAAAGCACTGTATATAAAGTTAATTTTTTGCCTTCAATTTTATATGAGGTTACATCTTTTAAAAGATTTAAATACTCATATTCTGCTTTCATTTTGTCTTTAGGTCCAGACATTAATGTTGTTATTAAATTATAAACATTAAAAATATCTCCATCTATTTCATATAAAGATGAATATCTATTAAYTGCTGAAAAACCGCTTATTTTATTATCATTAAACTCTATTGTAATATTCATATCTGGATATATACTAACCAATTTAAACTTTCTGCCRTCTAATA from Brachyspira sp. SAP_772 encodes:
- a CDS encoding META domain-containing protein gives rise to the protein MKRLSILFFMLFLICSCSTMDKISENNIXDKKNVLDGRKFKLVSIYPDMNITIEFNDNKISGFSAXNRYSSLYEIDGDIFNVYNLITTLMSGPKDKMKAEYEYLNLLKDVTSYKIEGKKLTLYTVLSSNYLIFEEI